A stretch of Vibrio maritimus DNA encodes these proteins:
- the fliG gene encoding flagellar motor switch protein FliG: MANEIVAANGGQLAETSVDIATISGEDKAAILLLSLNESDAASIIRHLEPKQVQRVGSAMAKASDLSQDKVGAVHRAFLEDIQKYTNIGMGSEDFMRNALVAALGEDKANNLVDQILLGTGSKGLDSLKWMDPRQVASIIINEHPQIQTIVLSYLEADQSAEILSQFPERVRLDLMMRIANLEEVQPSALAELNEIMEKQFAGQAGAQAAKIGGLKAAAEIMNYLDNNVEGLLMDQIRDQDEDMATQIQDLMFVFENLIEVDDQGIQKLLRDVPQDVLQRALKGADEGLKEKIFNNMSKRAADMMREDIEAMPPVRVADVEAAQKEVLTIARRMADNGELMLSGGADEFL, from the coding sequence ATGGCGAATGAAATTGTAGCGGCCAACGGCGGTCAACTAGCGGAAACTAGCGTAGACATTGCAACAATTAGCGGCGAAGACAAAGCGGCGATTTTGTTGTTAAGTCTTAATGAATCGGATGCGGCGAGTATTATTCGTCATTTAGAGCCTAAGCAAGTGCAACGCGTCGGTAGTGCGATGGCTAAGGCCAGTGACCTTAGCCAGGACAAAGTCGGGGCGGTGCACCGTGCCTTCTTAGAAGATATTCAGAAGTACACCAATATTGGTATGGGCAGCGAAGATTTCATGCGTAATGCGCTTGTGGCTGCACTTGGTGAAGATAAGGCGAATAACCTTGTTGACCAGATCCTGTTGGGCACGGGCTCAAAAGGTCTCGATTCATTGAAATGGATGGACCCTCGTCAAGTGGCGAGCATCATCATCAACGAGCACCCTCAGATCCAAACTATCGTTTTGTCATACCTCGAGGCCGATCAGTCGGCAGAAATCTTGTCGCAGTTCCCAGAACGTGTTCGTCTTGATTTGATGATGCGTATTGCCAATCTAGAAGAGGTTCAGCCTTCTGCGCTCGCAGAGCTCAACGAAATCATGGAGAAGCAGTTCGCTGGTCAAGCGGGTGCACAAGCGGCCAAGATTGGCGGCCTGAAGGCAGCAGCGGAGATCATGAACTACCTAGACAACAATGTCGAAGGTCTACTCATGGATCAAATTCGCGACCAAGACGAAGATATGGCGACGCAAATTCAAGACCTCATGTTTGTATTCGAGAACCTTATCGAGGTCGACGACCAAGGTATTCAGAAGCTGCTTAGAGACGTACCGCAAGATGTACTTCAACGTGCGCTTAAAGGTGCTGACGAAGGACTTAAAGAGAAGATCTTCAACAACATGTCTAAACGTGCTGCCGATATGATGCGTGAAGATATTGAAGCAATGCCACCTGTGCGCGTTGCTGATGTAGAAGCAGCTCAGAAAGAAGTTCTGACGATTGCTCGTCGCATGGCGGATAACGGAGAGCTAATGCTCTCTGGTGGCGCGGACGAATTCTTGTAA
- the fliH gene encoding flagellar assembly protein FliH has translation MSNDRKRGFLRPSEDNTVEEAHSWGLPDYTSQVSQEARETAFNYDPSWTPREETPAEEEPLMLTEEQIEQIKQGAYQEGLFQGQEAGFKQGYDKGKEEGLAAGHQEGLDLGKAEGVAAGEEYIKQQVDTFMNLANQFSNPLDLMTSQVEKQLVDMVLALTKEVVHVEVQTNPQIILDTVKQSVEALPIVGHAITLKLNPIDIDIIRAAYGDEELNIRNWTLAVEPSLNRGDVYIEAGDSSVSYKLEDRVKNVLQSFCGTNRHQGGE, from the coding sequence ATGTCTAATGATAGAAAACGCGGCTTTTTACGCCCGTCAGAAGACAATACCGTTGAAGAAGCCCACTCGTGGGGACTGCCTGACTACACCTCGCAAGTAAGCCAAGAAGCGCGCGAGACGGCATTCAATTACGACCCGAGTTGGACGCCACGCGAAGAAACGCCAGCGGAAGAAGAGCCGCTGATGCTGACCGAAGAGCAGATTGAACAGATCAAACAAGGCGCTTATCAAGAGGGCTTGTTTCAAGGTCAAGAAGCAGGCTTCAAGCAAGGCTATGATAAAGGCAAAGAAGAGGGCTTAGCGGCAGGTCACCAAGAAGGGTTAGACCTAGGTAAAGCCGAGGGTGTGGCTGCTGGTGAAGAGTACATCAAGCAGCAAGTAGACACCTTCATGAACCTTGCCAATCAATTTTCTAATCCGCTTGATCTAATGACTAGCCAAGTGGAGAAACAGCTGGTGGACATGGTCTTAGCTTTGACGAAAGAAGTGGTTCATGTCGAAGTGCAAACCAATCCACAAATTATTCTCGATACAGTAAAACAATCGGTAGAGGCGCTGCCGATTGTAGGTCATGCCATTACCCTCAAGCTCAACCCGATTGATATCGACATCATTCGCGCAGCCTATGGCGACGAAGAGCTGAATATCCGTAACTGGACCTTAGCAGTAGAGCCGTCGCTCAATCGAGGTGATGTGTATATTGAAGCGGGTGACTCCAGCGTGAGTTACAAGCTAGAAGACAGAGTCAAAAACGTATTACAGAGCTTTTGCGGCACGAACCGCCATCAAGGGGGCGAGTAA
- the fliI gene encoding flagellar protein export ATPase FliI, with protein MQSLAQRLANYKVEGHKSRATASGKLVRVVGLTLEAIGCKAPIGSLCKVETMHGDMDAEVVGFSGEHLYLMPSEQITGVLPGAKVTPMASETGLPVGMELLGRVIDGVGNPLDGLGDIYTDKRASFNAEPINPLARKPITEPLDVGLKAINGLLTVGKGQRIGLFAGSGVGKSVTLGMMTRGTTAQVVVVGLIGERGREVKEFIEEILGTAGRERSVVVAAPADASPLMRLKGCQTALTIAEYFRDQGLDVLLLMDSLTRFAQAQREIALSVGEPPATKGYPPSVFAKLPALVERAGNGDVNQGSITAFFTVLTEGDDLQDPIADAARAILDGHIVLSREMADAGHYPAIDVEKSVSRVMPQITDDQHVLMSKAVRQVLSVCRKNQDLVSIGAYKPGTDPAIDSAFTLKPKLDQYLQQSMKETVPYDMCLGMLKQLLQVES; from the coding sequence ATGCAATCGCTGGCGCAGCGACTGGCCAACTACAAAGTGGAAGGCCATAAATCCAGAGCAACGGCATCCGGCAAGCTAGTGCGTGTGGTAGGGCTAACGCTAGAAGCGATTGGCTGCAAAGCACCTATCGGTAGCTTGTGTAAAGTTGAAACTATGCACGGCGATATGGACGCTGAAGTGGTCGGATTCTCTGGCGAACATCTTTATCTTATGCCCAGTGAGCAAATCACGGGTGTACTTCCCGGTGCGAAAGTCACCCCTATGGCCTCAGAGACCGGTTTACCAGTTGGTATGGAGTTACTTGGCCGTGTTATTGACGGTGTAGGTAATCCTCTAGACGGGCTAGGCGATATCTATACAGACAAGCGTGCCTCCTTTAACGCCGAGCCTATTAACCCACTGGCGAGAAAACCTATTACTGAGCCTCTCGATGTTGGCCTTAAAGCCATCAATGGCTTATTAACGGTCGGCAAGGGACAGCGTATTGGTCTCTTTGCGGGTTCCGGTGTGGGTAAGTCGGTGACACTTGGGATGATGACTAGAGGTACCACCGCGCAAGTCGTTGTGGTTGGCCTTATTGGTGAGCGTGGTCGCGAAGTAAAAGAGTTTATTGAAGAAATTCTCGGCACTGCGGGGCGTGAGCGCTCTGTGGTCGTTGCGGCTCCAGCCGATGCTTCCCCTCTGATGAGACTAAAAGGTTGTCAAACGGCATTAACCATCGCTGAATACTTCCGCGATCAAGGGTTAGATGTCTTGCTATTGATGGACTCACTGACGCGCTTTGCACAAGCTCAGCGTGAAATCGCGCTATCCGTTGGTGAACCACCGGCAACGAAAGGCTATCCACCATCCGTGTTTGCTAAGCTGCCCGCTTTGGTGGAACGTGCTGGTAATGGCGACGTAAACCAAGGGTCGATAACGGCGTTCTTCACGGTGCTTACTGAAGGTGATGACTTGCAAGACCCTATCGCAGATGCTGCCCGTGCCATCTTGGATGGTCACATCGTACTCTCGCGTGAGATGGCTGATGCTGGTCACTATCCAGCGATAGACGTGGAGAAATCGGTCAGCCGTGTCATGCCACAAATAACCGACGATCAGCATGTTCTGATGTCCAAAGCAGTTCGACAAGTTCTATCAGTATGTCGTAAAAACCAAGACTTGGTATCGATCGGCGCTTATAAGCCAGGAACGGATCCTGCAATTGATAGTGCGTTTACCCTTAAGCCAAAACTGGATCAGTACCTGCAGCAGAGCATGAAAGAAACGGTGCCATACGACATGTGCCTTGGCATGTTAAAACAGCTGTTGCAAGTAGAGTCGTAG
- the fliJ gene encoding flagellar export protein FliJ: MDNALEFLLEQAKDNEQQAVLALNKARAELEDYYHQVRQIEQYRLDYCNQLVSRGQAGLTASQYGHLNRFLTQLDETLTKQKSAESHFQQQVGDCEEFWHNTRKQRQSYEWLIEKKAKEKAQLEAKREQKQMDEFSNLLFSRRRQTR, translated from the coding sequence ATGGATAACGCGTTAGAGTTCTTGCTTGAACAGGCTAAGGATAACGAGCAGCAGGCGGTGCTCGCCTTAAACAAGGCTCGTGCCGAACTCGAGGATTACTACCATCAGGTTAGGCAGATCGAACAGTATCGCTTAGATTACTGCAATCAACTGGTATCGCGAGGACAGGCTGGTCTTACGGCAAGCCAATACGGTCACTTAAATCGATTTTTGACACAGTTAGATGAGACGCTAACCAAACAAAAATCTGCTGAAAGCCATTTCCAACAACAAGTCGGTGACTGCGAAGAGTTCTGGCACAATACGAGAAAACAGCGTCAGTCGTATGAGTGGCTCATCGAGAAAAAAGCGAAAGAGAAAGCGCAACTTGAAGCTAAGCGAGAGCAGAAACAGATGGATGAATTCTCTAACTTGTTGTTTTCCCGTCGTCGTCAAACTCGCTAA
- a CDS encoding flagellar hook-length control protein FliK, which yields MSLSISNNNVSNTVLPKGDGKSSVTEGETGENSGFWDKFKDALSSEKSESDQKVDGASTSAGSKSKSTDAMLDDVKSSVSEGDSETEETNAVAKKDAEAASKSAQVEGEDGTALADSKVTGKDKSAAVGSADSDESEQAVKKMTASGVAAEAGVSKAQSLEDTAKSSVNAQPDAKQTVSENAELLSRLDNSNKALQTQAGAGVAAVAAQDAEASSAIKSQGADVASGEQKVSKGNLSQDEAMAASTMMAAGSTQVATKPNGEPVAMSTNSAVSGDSAAASNKGQLLAATGGAAVIQGSDGKLTPATESDAKAATNNIAWSKSDADPSVKPDAKAALAGMAVTTDKTALTQSQIMQGQTPQALAAQNSANPSAAVAGASQGQPIGDMAAAASMSAMMASGQAKSSAPLSTQASGLQIGAAKGTNKALNQPGVGSEGALQAAGAGALTANQVRGEQSAQATGAVQSPLMLTKENAGEQVAERVQMMMSKNLKHVDIRLDPPDLGRMQIRMSLNNDSATVHFTVQNQQTRDMVDQAMPRLREMLSQQGIQLADTSVQQQGQQQRHASHGSGNGGPSSGGTNGSAESDANVEGGVTVDVAVNKNKDGISYYA from the coding sequence ATGAGTCTGTCGATTTCAAATAACAATGTATCGAATACAGTACTGCCTAAAGGAGACGGAAAATCTTCTGTCACTGAGGGCGAGACTGGTGAGAATTCAGGCTTTTGGGATAAGTTCAAAGACGCGTTGTCTTCTGAAAAGTCTGAATCTGATCAAAAGGTTGATGGTGCATCTACCTCGGCAGGCAGTAAGTCTAAATCGACAGATGCCATGCTCGATGATGTGAAATCATCGGTTTCTGAGGGCGACTCGGAGACAGAGGAAACTAACGCTGTCGCTAAAAAAGACGCTGAAGCTGCATCTAAGTCTGCTCAAGTGGAAGGCGAAGATGGCACTGCTCTCGCTGATTCGAAAGTAACAGGCAAGGATAAATCAGCGGCAGTCGGTTCTGCTGATTCAGACGAGTCAGAGCAGGCTGTCAAAAAAATGACAGCGAGCGGTGTGGCTGCAGAAGCTGGTGTTAGCAAAGCTCAAAGTTTAGAAGATACAGCGAAATCTAGCGTCAATGCTCAGCCTGATGCGAAGCAAACGGTCTCAGAAAATGCAGAGTTGCTGTCTCGATTAGATAACTCAAATAAAGCGCTGCAAACTCAAGCGGGAGCTGGCGTAGCGGCTGTCGCGGCTCAAGACGCTGAAGCGTCATCAGCGATCAAATCCCAAGGTGCGGATGTCGCTAGCGGTGAGCAGAAAGTGTCGAAGGGCAATCTTAGCCAAGATGAGGCGATGGCTGCATCGACGATGATGGCTGCTGGCTCAACTCAAGTCGCTACCAAGCCTAATGGTGAACCCGTAGCTATGAGCACTAACTCCGCGGTATCTGGTGACTCCGCTGCTGCGTCAAATAAAGGCCAGTTGCTAGCAGCAACCGGTGGCGCTGCTGTCATTCAAGGCAGTGACGGTAAATTGACACCTGCAACCGAATCAGATGCAAAGGCGGCGACAAATAATATCGCGTGGAGCAAATCTGATGCAGATCCATCAGTAAAGCCAGACGCGAAAGCAGCGCTTGCGGGTATGGCTGTGACGACAGATAAGACTGCACTGACTCAATCGCAGATCATGCAGGGGCAAACTCCACAAGCTCTGGCGGCACAGAATAGCGCTAACCCAAGTGCAGCGGTTGCAGGGGCTAGCCAAGGTCAACCGATCGGAGATATGGCCGCCGCTGCGTCGATGAGTGCAATGATGGCGAGTGGGCAAGCAAAAAGTAGCGCGCCACTCAGTACCCAGGCTTCTGGACTTCAAATTGGCGCAGCCAAAGGCACCAACAAGGCCCTGAACCAGCCTGGTGTGGGTTCTGAAGGTGCGTTGCAGGCTGCTGGTGCTGGAGCGCTAACGGCTAACCAAGTACGTGGTGAGCAATCGGCTCAAGCAACTGGGGCGGTGCAATCACCACTTATGCTGACGAAAGAAAACGCCGGAGAGCAGGTGGCCGAACGGGTTCAAATGATGATGTCGAAGAACCTTAAGCATGTGGATATTCGCCTTGATCCGCCTGACTTAGGTCGTATGCAGATTCGAATGAGCCTAAATAACGATTCCGCGACGGTGCACTTTACCGTGCAAAACCAACAAACCCGAGACATGGTGGATCAAGCCATGCCTAGGCTCAGAGAGATGTTGTCGCAACAAGGCATTCAGTTAGCGGACACCTCTGTTCAGCAGCAAGGTCAGCAACAGCGCCATGCGTCTCATGGCTCAGGCAACGGTGGTCCATCTTCCGGTGGCACCAATGGTTCAGCAGAATCTGACGCGAATGTTGAGGGTGGCGTCACAGTCGATGTTGCCGTGAATAAAAATAAAGATGGCATCAGTTACTATGCCTAA